GGCGGGGCGCTGGGAGGAAGGGATCGGGCTTTACCGGGGGCCATTTGCCGAGGGCCTGAAGGAGGCGCTGGGCCCAGAGCTGGAGGAATGGGTGCTGGAGGTGCGGGAGCGGCTGGCCCTGGAGGTGCGCCAGGCCCACCTGGTGCTGGCCGAGCGCGCGGCTGCCCAGGCCCGCTTTGCCGAGGCAGCGGCGCGGGCCGAGCTGGCCTACCGGGTGGCGGCGGCGCCCCCCCTCGAGCCCGAAGACCTGCCCAAACTGCACCGGCTGCTGCTGGCTGGGGCACACCCCCTGGCCGAAACCCTCGAGCGCGAAGCCAGGGAGCTGGGCCTGCGCCTGTCCCGTGGCGTTGCCCCGCGAAGCACCCTGCCGGGCTTGCTCGGACGGGTGCGGGAGCTCGAGCGCCTGCTCAACACCCCCGAGGGGGACTGGGTCTGGGTCAAGGGCGGGGCCGGGATGGGCAAGAGCGCCCTTTTGCGTGAGCTCGAGGCCCGCACGGGCTGGCTGTACCTACCGGCCCGCTCGGGGTTGCCTTATGCCACCCTCGAGCCCCTGCTCGAGTCGGTGCAGGGCGGGGAAGAGGCCCTGCTGCGGCGCCTGGCCGCGCTGGGTGAAAGCCTGCTGGTAGACGGCTGGGAGCAAGCCGACCCCGAGAGCCAGCGCTTGCTTTCTCGTCTGCGTAAGCTGAGGCCCCCGGGGCGGGTGGTGCTGGCAGGGCAGGGCGAGCCGCCTTTTGCAGTAGAGGCGCTGCTGGAGCTGGGGCCCCTAAGCCAGGAAGACCTGAGCGGACTGCCAGGGGCCTTTGAGGCCACCGGAGGACTTCCGGTACTGGTGGCGGCCTGGCTGCGGGGTGAGCCCCTCGAGGCCGCGCTCGAGGCCCGCCTTTGGGCCCTGAGCGAAGAGGCCCGGCAGGTCTACATGGCCCTGGCCCTGCTGGAAAACCCCGACCTGCTGCTGGCCCGGGGGGCGGTGGGCCTGAACGCCACCGCCATGGCCCAGGCCGTGGATGAGCTGCTCGCGGCGGGCCTGATCGACCTGAACGGATCTGTGTTTGGCCGTGAGGCGGCTTTGCGCTACGTGGCCGAACGCCCGGCCCAGGAGGCCCGTCTGAGCCTGGGGCTGGCCCGCCAGCTCCGACCTCAGCAGGCCCTGCCCCTCTTCCGACGGGCCAGGGCCCTCATCGAGGAGGCCGACAAGCCCCAGATGCTGCAGGCCTACGCCGCCTGGGCTAGCGAGCTGATCCGGCGCGGGTTTCCCAAGCGGGCTGCCGAGGAACTGGCCGAGGCCCCCCCGCACCCCGAGCTGAGCCTGCTGCGGGCGCGGGCTTTGGAGCGGGCCGGGATGTATAAGGAGGCGCTCGAGGCCATGCGATTTCTACCCGAAACCCCTGAGCACCTGGCCCTTAAAGCCACCCTGTTTTACCGCCTGGGCCGGGCCGAAGAGGCCCAGGAAGCTGCGCAAAAAGCCCTTGCGGGCGGCATTGCAGCCCGGGCCGAGGCCCACAACACCCTGGGGCTTATCCTCCTGGCGCGGGGTGAGCTGGCCGAGGCCTCGGCGGCCTTCCGGCGGGCGGCTGCCTTGTGGCTGGGGCTGGGGGATGAGGGCCGCAGGCTGGGGGCGCTGGGCAACCTGGCCATCACCCGGGCCCGACAGGGCGAGAGCGCGGCTGAGGCTTTTGCGGAAGTTTTGCAGGCTGCCCAGGACAACCCCCAGGTACGGGCCCAGGCCCTCATCAACCTGGGCAAAGAACTTGAGCGCAAGGGCCACCTCCAAGAGGCCCTGCACAGCTTTCTGCAAGCCGAGCAGGTGGCCCTGAACTCGGGCAACCTCAAGCAACTGGCGCTGGCCCGCAACAACGCGGGGGCTT
This is a stretch of genomic DNA from Meiothermus cerbereus DSM 11376. It encodes these proteins:
- a CDS encoding SARP family transcriptional regulator, whose product is MLHTLGGLRLEGSGFSREKPLLLLAYLSLEGPRPRRFLAELFWPEAADPMNSLAVVLSKLRKLGVAYNDESRAWVDLDCDALALQDALRAGRWEEGIGLYRGPFAEGLKEALGPELEEWVLEVRERLALEVRQAHLVLAERAAAQARFAEAAARAELAYRVAAAPPLEPEDLPKLHRLLLAGAHPLAETLEREARELGLRLSRGVAPRSTLPGLLGRVRELERLLNTPEGDWVWVKGGAGMGKSALLRELEARTGWLYLPARSGLPYATLEPLLESVQGGEEALLRRLAALGESLLVDGWEQADPESQRLLSRLRKLRPPGRVVLAGQGEPPFAVEALLELGPLSQEDLSGLPGAFEATGGLPVLVAAWLRGEPLEAALEARLWALSEEARQVYMALALLENPDLLLARGAVGLNATAMAQAVDELLAAGLIDLNGSVFGREAALRYVAERPAQEARLSLGLARQLRPQQALPLFRRARALIEEADKPQMLQAYAAWASELIRRGFPKRAAEELAEAPPHPELSLLRARALERAGMYKEALEAMRFLPETPEHLALKATLFYRLGRAEEAQEAAQKALAGGIAARAEAHNTLGLILLARGELAEASAAFRRAAALWLGLGDEGRRLGALGNLAITRARQGESAAEAFAEVLQAAQDNPQVRAQALINLGKELERKGHLQEALHSFLQAEQVALNSGNLKQLALARNNAGALQHILGQLEEARNLYHRAIAAAREAGEAYVLALALSNLAELEGDLEVWQEAIAVSENAGYLDLAQQQREQLRAFMERSS